The genomic segment AAAATATCCGTAATATTATAGGAAATAAGAGCTATGAGGCACCTTAGTAAAATCTCATCTGTTTCTCCTATCCTGCTGCCACCagttaaataattagaaaaatgagcTCTAGAGATTAAAGTGGCTTACTTAGGCCGAATCAAAGGAAAGCAAGAATGTACATCATCTAACTCCAGGGAAATACTTTATCAATTATTATCCCATGATTTCTTTATAGTGGACATTTAAAATAGATACTAAAAGTACATATACCAATTCTCAGTAGTATTGTGCTTTTTTTACTTACCAGATTAGAATACTATTTAGATTCTAAGGGCTAAATTGGCTAAAAGCACGAAGACTCTTTTACAATCAGAACGTTGAGCAAAAGTACTTTAAATGGAAAAGGCCAAAATGACTGAAAAATGGGGAAAACTTAAATTGGAAACTCAGATGCTTAAACTTTTATCTACTAATGAAACAATAGCTTAAGGCACAATCATGTTTTCATAGTTCCTTGTGTCAAGACAAGAATAAGGAATTGTTGATCAGCCCTTTAGCaggtaaaatggagaaaaatgtattCTCATATTTAGAATTTGTAAACAGTTTGATTATTCCGTCTATTTTGCTTTGATAGATTGAACAACTCAGTGACTAGGAATTGGATTTCACGGGATGCCAAACGTAATAAATCTGAATTTATTTAGTATCCTTAACATTTTTgtgagaatggaaagaaaaggttGGAAAGAGAACTATCTTATATACAAAGGACCATTATTTTGCAAGTGAGTGTCATGTTAACAATAGAAGCTGTCTTGTAAAATAGCCATTTACTCAGGGCGAGTAACTGTTTATGGCAGCCAGGATATAAAGCATTCTCATCTTATTCCTTTTACTACATGTGTAACTCCTGTGGAATGGGAAGGTGAATTGTTCAGGGCTGTTAAATTTTGTAATTGGAAGGCTGTATTAAACACTTCCTAATGATGCTTACGGCTATATGATGATTTactaaaaagaaaggagaaaggaatgaaaaatacCTTCCTTACCTTTTACAATGACTAGTCTGTGGCTCCCGGATTCTGTAGATCAGTGCTTTCGCGAAAGCAAATGAAGACCTATCACTGATGTCATACACAATAACAAACCCATCTGCCCAGTGAAGCTCACTTGTGAGGGAGAATTTTGCTTTCTGTGTCTGAAAATAAACCAAGTACATTAAGAGTGGTTGGGATCTAATACCtgtgtttttatactttaaacaGTCAACTAATGGAGACCCACTTCAGCTGGAAGATACATCAGTATGTTAAATActgatattttctaaaatatagttCTTTATTACTCATTGTCCTTAATTAAAAGTGattaaatgtaaaacagaacTATAATAAAGTTATATCTAtctaattttataacttttctagaagaaaacatctcCACTTTTTCAGAAAATTTGATGAGCTACAATAATCGTCTTTTGAACTAATACCCACATATTTGTTGTGAATGTATATCATTTATCTGTTAGTGAATGGAATATCTATTGATTTCTGGTACTAgatttaaatcaataaaaatcaaaaatattataaaggttTAGCtaaaatatttaaggtatatttttatttaccctAAATGATCTGTCTCATATAGTTGTTTTGAAGTCCTGAATAAATGgccatttttctcttatttgtatAATCCCATTTTAACTGTTTTCCCATATGAATAGACAAGGAGGTTTGTACTGAAaatctattttatgtattatgtttTATTGACAACTGGTTAGTTATAAGTGCAACttagttgaaaataaaaagtgaattgaTAAGCCACTTAACTATTATCTTCTGGCAGTGACACTGTGACCTGATAGAAATATAGAAACAGCCTAATGTTGCGATTTTAAAGATATTTGTGGTATAATTTTTGACATGAAGTTAGAGATGACAGGTAATGGAATTGACAACACAAGAAAATaatctcttaaatttttaataattaaaatgagaagaaacttTGGTTTTAACACTGcaacttttcacttttttcacttACCGCCATATAATCTTCAAAATCATGATtgttaaaaaatcaatcaatcaatcaatataaaaggtgttttgttttacttactTGAGAACAAGGGTCATATATTTCCAGATTTAGTTGTTTCCTTTCCAAACACAAGTGCTTGTTATAGATAGATTCTGCAAAAATATTGCATATTCACTGTCAGTATGAAAATACTCTGAATGTGAACTCATATCTGAATCAGAGTCTGATAAATTCAACCACTCACATGTTAGTGGAATCGTATTGTGCCCTTTTTATATTGCTGGTGACCGAAAGCATGTATTTGTTGTATTTACTCagatatgtttttttgtttttgtttttttggagacagagtctcgctctgtcacccaggctggagtgcagtggggcaatctcgggtcactacaagctctgccacccaggttcatgccactctcctgcctcagcctcccgagtagctgggaccacagtcgtGTGGCACtgcgcccaactaattttttttttttttttttttttgtatttttagtagagacggggtttcaccgtgttagccaggatggtctcaatctcttgacatcgtgatccccccacctcggcctcccaaagtgctgggactacacgcgtgagccactgcgcctggccgatatGTTTCTTACAAATGAATCTCACCATTATCTATATTCACCTACATACCTTTTTGCTCATATATTTATATTCCATCCTATTACTGTGCGTGGAACATCTATGTTCCTATCTAAAGTAAACCCATTCACTCTCAGCTAGTGATTTCTCCTCACCCGCTGAGAGACATGGcttcagcaattctacttccctcttatatatcataattttttcctctttaccaTATCATTAGCCACATCttacaaacatgaaaaatttctTCTAGCTTAAATGTATTATGGCTTAATGGTTAATTCTCTATCTTGATTTTATTTGCCTTATTGGTAGCATTAACGCAGTTGATCATTCCTGCCTCCTTAAAGTATCTCCTTTACATGACCTTCAAGGCAAGACTgtctccagtttttgtttgttttttaattccttgTTGTTCTGTCTTAATCTTTTTTGTTCACCTCTCCCTGTCCCCACTGACTTCTCGCATCTCAAACATGGATCCAGTTCATAgatttcttctcttcttacaTTCTTTTTCAGATCTCTTCTAGTCCCAAGCTGTCACATGCCAATTATTTCTCATGAACCCAACTTATGTCTGAAGCCCATACCTCATCCCTGAACTCTGGACACAAATAACTTACTATTGGACATCTCCATTTAGATACTTGATAGATATCtcaatcttttgtttgtttgtttgtttttgttttttgttttttgtttttgagacggagtctcgctctgtcgcccaggctggagtgcagtggccggatctgagctcactgcaagctccgcctcccgggttcccgccattctcctgtctcagcctccccagtagctgggactacagacgcccgtcacctcgcccggctagtttttggtattttttagtagagacggggtttcaccgtgttagccaggatggtcttgatctcctgacctcgtgatccgcccgtctcggcctcccaaagtgctgggattacatgataTCTCAATCTTAACACACCTCAAGCTGAACCCCTTATATCCCTGCAAAGGCTGCATCTTCtacaattttccattttgttaaatGGCATATCTATAACTGCAGTttctcaggttaaaaaaaaaaaaaaaaaaaaaaaaaggattatccTTGATTATTTGTCTTACgtcacatattctaaaatttattctaaaattcttttaGTCTAcgttcaaaatatattttgaatttgtcTGTATCTCACCATCTCCATTGTTAACAATATAGTCTAGACCACCATCATTAATTGCCTAATTTATCACAAAGCCTCCTAAGTCATCTGTTTCCATCCTTCCTCTAACACCCTTCCTGTTTCTAGTGTATTCTCAACacaagtgggccgggcgcggtggctcaagcctgtaatcccagcactttgggaggccgagacgggtggatcacgaggtcaggagatcgagaccatcctggctaacacggtgaaaccccgtctctactaaaaaaaaaaaaaatacaaaaaaattagccgggcgcagtggcgggcgcctgtagtcccagctactcgggaggctgaggcaggagaatggcgtgaacccaggaggcggagcttgcagtgagccgagatcgcgccactgcactccagcctgggcgacagagcgagacaccgtctcacaaaaaaaaaaaaaaaaaaaaaaaaaaaaaaaaaagaagtaaaagtgaACCTTGTAGCCAGATCACATCAATTATCTGATCAAATTCTCTTAGAGGATTAGGGTTGACTTCTTACCTCCTACCAGGTTATATTTAATGAAATTCGTTACAGTTTCATGAAACCTTAAATTATGTTTTCAGCCAGGTTCTTCTAAACTTTATAGGTTTATTCTTGACTCCAAACCACATTATTTCCTTCTAGTCAATTAAAATTATTCACTCTCAAATCTCAAAAACTGCCAGCAAGTGTCATCAATTCTCACATTTTTAGAATTGTATTATTTCCCCTTCTAGTTTTAATATACAAAGTGGAGTCATTTTTGCTAGTTTGCCCTCTGAGTTAATGAGCTTTTGATCATTTGGTTGGCTTTTCAAAAATGCCTCTAGGTCTCTTATTTTTCATTGAGATGTAACAGCCAGAAATGTGTAAACATTTCATTAGTTTATACAACTATATTATATCAAAGTTTACGTTgagagtttttgttgttatttggaTGGTGTATCattctgtgtttgttttattttttagttctggGACATTTTCTCATGCCCGAGTCCTAACTTATATGTTATGTTGACGTTTTTGACTGATGTCATTGCcctaaaaaatgaaacaacaggaatttttctttttatgttttcaactTTCTATAATCAGTTTTCAGGCTTTTGCCCTAAAATGTTCATAATGTCATATGGACTGAAATACCATGTTGAATTCATGTAGGGAAAAACACAATGTAATATATTAAAGCTATTTTCTGAGATACTCCGATTATGCTACTTCATGATTGAATgctaaagatttttgtttgtttctcatggAAAAACACACTTGCAATCATAAATTCCCTTAGTCTAAGTAATAATCAACAAAAACATTCTCCTTTCtcccaatttttatattttctgtaatctgccatcctcatttaaaaaaaaaaaaatctccttaacTCATTTCTTCAATGAGGTAAGATATTAGCACCATCATATTTAATTGGTGAGCCAAAAACATGCTCAAAATTATGGCAAGATTTCTCACTTTTTATGTTGTACTGTTTCCCATATATTATGCTAATTCTagtcaaacaaatttacagaagAGTTCatgaaataatcttaaaattatatcaaaatgcCCTGttatgtgttttaaatgtttctacatttatataaatgactTAGATAATATGATGTTTAATCAAGGcataattttcctattttcttatggttttataataaaaataaactttattcctTTGTTGTGGTTTCagtattaattttcttattttttaaagaatgttgatTTAATTTCAAAGTTGTTTTATACCTCACAAGAAATATTCAGTTGCACGTTCTACAATAGTTTGAAGAGAGGATCTTAGTTTTAATGTTTTTCCAGTTCCAGACTTTGAAACCAGTCTTAACATCAAATTGGATGAATTTTACCATAAAAGAACATTTAATTCAAGTTCCTATTTTGGCATTTCTAATCAGAATATGTGAATAAACAAACAGTTTTATATGCATAAAAATGGTACAGTCTATCAAAATGCATCTCTGTAGTTAAGTGGGatttaattatgatgttaaaaattttaaggtaaaaatgTCTAGAGTAGTGACTTACCAAAATTAGAAGCATATTCTCCAATGAATCGCTTAGTAAGAAACCTCACTGTAAGAGCTGCAAAGCAAACAATCTAGATTTAAGGCTGTTATAttttatgaaacagaaaatttggTTATGTGCATGAGGTTTTagttcttaaataaaaaatattcaagaattaATAAAGACTTTAAAGTTTTACCAAATTTTGTTCTAAATAGTAGTTCACAATATTTCCATGGTACAAACAAATGATTAGAAAGCTGGAAAGGAAGTGATCTTAAAGCGCTGCACATCTAAATCACTATGCAGTTAATTCATTACCGCAAAAACATAAGGCCACTTACCTTTTGTAACAGAAACAGATTTCTCATATTTAAGATGCAAGAAGTTTGAcatctgtttattttctctatcaAATTCAGTCTGGCTTCAAAGTACTAGATGTAATAGTCACAAGGACACTACCAAGTATTTGCAGTTATTTAAGGATGTAGGGACCTACAAATccaggaaatagaaaaagaacctCTGGTATCCGTTCACCATGTCACAGCTCCTGGGTTTGGCCAGTTAAGATGTCATGATTCTTTAGGCTCAAGTGGCCCTATTGGTAGCATCCTACTATTATAATGTGACCAAGACCAAagtaaaatacaacaaaacaaaagcatgaCTTCCAAAGTTAGGGCACATTATTTCTCAGTTCCAGGACATCCACCAAGCCATGCCCCGCAAAGTTCTTTCATCTCAGTAatgctatatttaaaatataatccaCAAATCTCCAAACATCTCCCTACCCTAGTTTCAGAACAGATGAGTTCTATCAAGGCCATTGTTTGGCAACTAGTGGGTATGAGGGCAGGTGTGTTGAAGGGAGATGTAGGTGGGATAGTGATGTAGAAATTTCCTGTTATTCCTATGAATTGTAAACATCAGTAgaataatatataaagtaaaatttcagGTATTTATCTTGCTATACCTGCCTATATATTCTATAAACATAGTTACTTGCCCATAAAAATGGAAACTCCTAATG from the Macaca thibetana thibetana isolate TM-01 chromosome 11, ASM2454274v1, whole genome shotgun sequence genome contains:
- the RERGL gene encoding ras-related and estrogen-regulated growth inhibitor-like protein isoform X2, which codes for MSNFLHLKYEKSVSVTKALTVRFLTKRFIGEYASNFESIYNKHLCLERKQLNLEIYDPCSQTQKAKFSLTSELHWADGFVIVYDISDRSSFAFAKALIYRIREPQTSHCKRAVESAMFLVGNKRDLCHVREVGWEEGQKLALDNRCQFCELSAAEQSLEVEMMFIRIIKDILINFKLKEKRRPSGSKSMAKLINNVFGKRRKSV